In Plasmodium gaboni strain SY75 chromosome 14, whole genome shotgun sequence, one genomic interval encodes:
- a CDS encoding putative DNA mismatch repair protein: MFFMWLYKYKVYMFVMFFFVLVENTMSMKKNLMFTYFNKKKFIYIKKNVLFLNNKYISNLVYTKEDDIYKINEISNVIGRNRKKKNRNINNDEDNDNNSNKNELGDNIISSNRYINNLFFTNNKNTSADIRNNNNEDGHDNINNNNILDASYNHDKYNLSDNELQLYKNKCKIPLYWIKKLDNLKNMNAINCIEYLKDDNLLYFDNYKNKGLLKFLNDEKRKYSNCIILSRVGDFYETYGLDSIFLIEFLNIKKMNNRLSCGFIKSSINKALNILTNNNLNVCIYEEINEKSLKMKKRYLSQIVTPEFPIYLNNIQYYNKDEDIQPNKNNNNNNNSNNINNNNNNNNNNNNNSSSYNNMDKCLDSSNLSALSFFNSYDLDDYFVIKEIVCIYIESKNIFSLSKINLSLKTISIYDNITFDVLNVYLKNTNFLKVYIHQHTNTSFTKKITELFKIENYYLFNNFKSSFYFHMFILDKLKKQIHVKGLFRLIKNKNVFKIESADCKKEEKSTEQQISNYMNYKENNKINHRRINNVNHNIDDNENDIINNNNNNNNDVEENIDVEINKNEEDNNIDKIKNKNIIDNNFEYSFSSYCTPLNIFTSYNMGIYKQNNHYENKNNFLFYNIIDINNNNSNSINISESLEFFKNIFLFYPPFEVTKHIRYINEYIKNNMKDLIIPNIKPFKNNIIISLLSNLKADHHILKKILVNIDAVLNCIRNYDFSLLVSIFKVLNHQNSFKLHIIKFYKLLMNIQKIMKDNLDLGLCSKFSYQSDIQAFNDFVIYHEMDVYNIINENLLIEENKELENSRTDLLNTIISNYSEYDKTKNGDKDINLLNKMIKIDNANDIIGIKKNINKKKKTEQILEFFHPLNKKSDVMKNVYVTQDVQNKIKIYLFSIYKKKKKINEIIHNINIQLSSSVHILSFVSNFLQIIQALYNHTVNSLKKGWSLPICKHLHLSYENVSFNNIDDKLGYIQKKVYDDKDEIKEDTLTKNVNTNETSNNFINDQKNTKEFVKLSLCDEERILENVDKDSVEEIKKMYKEKNYVNDSITYIMGAKPYNVIKHNLIKYDFFLKKKNFILLTGKNMSGKTTLSFTILSILFLSNLGMYAPCDEKSIIGKFREFYSLKNVNYQEQIENMSLFREQAYYINSIIEEIKENYSIDKRPTREKEIFIVLDEPCIATTPVDNAIIISAVSDYLKNYCGIIITHNYDLLNKICQSENIVFKRINKDINYLKEQDNKIVGKLEDGICKNSEALETCRYTNIDPHVLNLLNEYEKKYKFIHNLSNTLYTKFLEYIQYRKDGKCLNDFFDQYINDIIKQKSDNHEIQYNTPSNMENNYNNSYISNNQKNYISENQKYDNNYDMDFIKDKELNNIINSNNNIQEFLNNYDKTRIYNENLNNNKLEQYDNSIIYDNKLNVIIKKIEEVSNKKVIKIGMNEEVPIYYKNKSIVYILCIFSKNENDPYFYIGISDNISERIKCHTRNLLNNKNLLKNPKKNNLLNYKYDWTKFYILLFHVDNKMIASKYEKELSNLLKDNYNILSK; the protein is encoded by the exons ATGTTTTTTATGTggttatataaatataaggTGTACATGTTTGTcatgtttttttttgtacTTGTTGAAAATACGATGAGTATGAAAAAGAATTTGATGTTcacatattttaataaaaaaaagtttatatatataaagaagaatgtattatttttgaataataaatatataagtaatTTAGTATATACTAAGGAagatgatatatataaaattaatgaGATAAGTAATGTTATAGGAAGGAatagaaagaaaaaaaatagaaacattaataatgatgaggataatgataataatagtaataaaaatgaactaggtgataatataatatcatcgaatagatatattaataatttattttttacaaataataaaaatacatcAGCAGATattagaaataataataatgaagatggccatgataatattaataataataatatattagatGCATCATATAATcatgataaatataatttgtCTGATAATGAattacaattatataaaaataaatgtaaaattCCACTGTATTGgattaaaaaattagataacctaaaaaatatgaatgCTATAAATTGTAtagaatatttaaaagatgataatttgttatattttgataattataaaaacaaagGATTATTAAAATTTCTAAATGATGAAAAGAGAAAATATAGTAATTGCATAATTTTATCAAGAGTAGGAGATTTTTATGAAACATATGGTTTGGATTCTATATTTCTCATTGAAtttttaaacataaaaaaaatgaataatagATTATCATGTGGTTTTATAAAGAGCAGTATAAATAAAgctttaaatatattaactaacaataatttaaatgtatgtatatatgaagaaattaatgaaaaatctttaaaaatgaaaaagagATATTTATCTCAAATAGTAACTCCTGAATTTcctatatatttaaataatatacaataCTATAATAAGGATGAAGATATACAACCAAACAAaaacaacaacaataataataatagtaataatattaataataataataataataataataataataataataatagtagtagttataataatatggataaGTGTTTAGATAGTTCCAATCTGAGCGCACTAtccttttttaattcttatGATCTAGATgattattttgttataaaagaaattgtttgcatatatatagagagcaaaaatattttttcattaagtaaaattaatttaagCTTAAAAACTATATctatatatgataatataacCTTTGATGttttaaatgtatatttaaaaaatacGAATTTTTTAAAGGTATATATACATCAACATACCAATACATcatttacaaaaaaaatcactgaattattcaaaatagaaaattattatttatttaataatttcaagtcaagtttttattttcatatgtttatattagacaagttaaaaaaacaaatacATGTAAAGGGCTTATTCAGattaataaagaataaaaatgtCTTCAAAATTGAATCAGCAGATTGTAAGAAGGAGGAAAAATCGACAGAGCAACAAATTAgtaattatatgaattataaggagaataataaaattaacCATAGACgtataaataatgtaaatcataatattgatgataatgaaaatgatatcattaataataataataataataataatgatgtAGAGGAAAATATCGATgtagaaataaataaaaatgaggaagataataatattgataagattaaaaataaaaacattatagataataattttgaatattcattttcatCTTATTGCACACctttgaatatatttacgAGCTATAATATGGGTATATATAAACAGAATAATcattatgaaaataaaaataattttttattttataatattattgatataaataataataattcaaatagtataaatatatcagAATCATTAgaattttttaagaatatttttcttttttatcCACCTTTTGAAGTTACAAAACatataagatatataaatgaatatataaaaaacaatatGAAAGATTTAATTATACCTAATATAAAACCATttaagaataatattattatatctcTTTTATCAAATTTAAAAGCTGATCATcacattttaaaaaagatattagTAAATATAGATGCAGTATTAAATTGTATTAGAAATTATGATTTCTCACTTTTAGTATCAATATTTAAAGTATTAAATCATCaaaattcttttaaattacatataattaaattttataagcttttaatgaatattcaaaaaataatgaaagATAATTTGGATTTAGGGTTATGTTCGAAATTCTCTTATCAATCAGATATTCAAGCATTTAATGATTTTGTCATATATCATGAAATGgatgtatataatataattaatgaAAATCTTCTAattgaagaaaataaagaattagAAAATTCAAGAACAgatttattaaatacaattatatcaaattattcagaatatgataaaacaaaaaatgGAGATAAGgatattaatttattaaacaaaatgataaaaattgataatgctaatgatattataggtataaaaaaaaatataaataaaaaaaaaaaaactgAACAAATTTTAGAGTTTTTTCATccattaaataaaaaatcagatgttatgaaaaatgtatatgtaACTCAAGATGTACagaataaaattaaaatcTATTTATTctcaatatataaaaagaaaaaaaaaataaatgaaattattcacaatataaatatacaattGTCTTCTTCAGTTCATATACTTTCATTTGTGTCTAACTTCTTGCAAATAATTCAG GCTCTTTATAACCATACCGTTAATAGTCTCAAGAAAGGGTGGTCCCTGCCAATATGTAAACACCTTCATTTGTCATATGAAAATGTGAGCTTCAACAATATCGACGATAAGTTGGgttatatacaaaaaaaagtCTATGACGACAAAGACGAAATAAAAGAGGATACATTAACAAAGAATGTTAATACAAATGAAACGTCgaataattttataaatgatCAAAAAAATACCAAAGAATTTGTAAAATTATCTCTATGTGATGAAGAGAGAATTTTAGAAAACGTAGACAAAGATTCAGtagaagaaataaaaaaaatgtataaagaaaaaaattatgttaACGATTcaataacatatataatgGGAGCCAAACCAtataatgtaataaaacataatttaattaaatatgatttctttttgaaaaagaaaaattttattttactGACTGGAAAAAATATGAGTGGAAAAACTACATTGTCTTTTACCATTTTGagtatattatttttgtcGAATTTGg GTATGTATGCACCTTGTGATGAAAAAAGTATTATAGGAAAGTTTCGAGAATTTTATAGTTTGAAAAATGTAAATTATCAAGAGCAAATTGAAAATATGTCTTTATTTAGAGAACAAGCTTATTACATTAATTCAATTATtgaagaaataaaagaaaattattcTATAGATAAAAGACCAACAAgagaaaaagaaatttttaTTGTCCTCGATGAACCATGTATAGCAACCACGCCTGTTGATAATGCAA tTATTATAAGCGCAGTCTCGGATTACCTTAAAAATTATTGCGGAATTATAATTACTCATAATTACGATttattaaacaaaatatgCCAGAGCGAAAATATCgtttttaaaagaattaataaagatattaaCTATTTGAAAGAAcaagataataaaatagtTGGTAAATTAGAAGACGGTATTTGTAAAAACAGTGAAGCTTTAGAAACATGTAGATATACAAATATCGATCCACAtgttttaaatttattaaatgaatatgaaaaaaaatataagttTATTCATAATTTAAGTAATACTTTGTATACAAAATTTTTAgaatatattcaatataGAAAAGATGGGAAGTGTCTTAATGACTTTTTTgatcaatatataaatgatataataaaacaaaagaGTGATAATCATGaaatacaatataataCACCTAGtaatatggaaaataattataataacagttatatttcaaataatCAAAAGAATTACATATCAGAAAATCAAAAgtatgataataattatgatatgGATTTCataaaagataaagaattaaataatataataaattctaataataatatacaagaatttttaaataattatgataaaacaagaatatataatgaaaatctaaataataataaactAGAACAATATGATAACTCAATAATTTACGATAATAAACTAAAtgttataattaaaaaaattgaagAAGTATCAAATAAGAAGGTTATAAAAATAGGAATGAATGAAGAAGTACctatttattataaaaataaaagtattgtttatattttatgtattttttcaaaaaatgaaaatgatccatatttttatatagGTATAAGTGATAATATATCAGAAAGAATAAAATGTCATACAAgaaatttattaaataataaaaatcttttaaaaaatccaaagaaaaataatctattaaattataaatatgattGGACTAAATTCTATATTTTGCTTTTTCATGTggataataaaatgattGCATCGAAATATGAAAAGGAGCTTTCTAATTTGTTGAAggataattataatatattatctaaataa